The genomic region TTGACTGAGGTTCAATGCCTTGGGATCCGATGAGCAGGCCCACGTAGTTAACCTTAGTTCGGCCACCACTGTCCTTTGTGGAGGGCGATCTTGGCTCCGGCGGTGGATAGTTGGttcaaaacatagtctatttctttCAGGTGGTCGGCCACCGTTGTGCCTCTTCAGGAGAACATCGTCTACATAGATCAGGTTGCCTCTCATTCTAGCGTCTGGGCAGGCTTtgttcagaaagatgttgaattcagctggtgagttggcgtagccgaacggacacctgtttgaaggtgaactgtctgttgcccaaatgtgaatgccaacttgtgttggtcttccgggtgcaccggaatggtccagaatccagaggccacatcaagtgtagagaagattgtggctcctctgattcGGGGTAGTTCTTGTTCTAGCTGGGTCATGGGCCATCGTGACAGCGGCACCTGTTTATTCAGCTTCCTGTAGTCAATGGTGGGTCGCCATTTGCCGTTAGGTTTGAGGACGGGCCAGATGGGGGCTGAGTAGGTGCTGTTGCATGGACGGATGACCCCCTTTTCAAGCATAGATTCGATGATCTCCTGCACTGGTTCGTGTGAGGCGATGGGAATCTtgtactgtctgacaaaagtggGAGGAGCATCAGGGTGCGTAGGGATGCGCACCGTGTGGAGGTTGGTGAGACCACAGTCTAGAGAGTCTTTGGCAAAGGATTCCTTGAACTTATACAGAACTTGTCTGAGTCCTTGACGATCCGTATCGCTTTGAAGTGCATTAGCGTCTTGTAGAATTTGCTGCACTTGAGATTCAAAACCTGGGTAAGGCTCCTCCATCGGTGTGTCATCAGTCGGGTTGGCATTGAGAGGTGTAGTAGGTTCATGAGCCTCATCGACGTTCTTGTGGGAGACTGTGTATATTGTGAGGTGTTCGTCCTCGGTCAGCTCCGTTCTGCACACTTGGTCTTTAGGCACCGACATAACAGATGTGATGGCAATGAgtttgaagggtgcagtgaacaatgtactgtctgtactcccttcgggtatcagtgcgggtggaatgggaccaatgacaggtagtacaagttcaaaatcatgaaagtcatggcttactagccatcccagccggtaggccttgggaatgttgatgtcagttgccgtgcagttgttgaacaggatgtagactacacgagatgatacttcagtgaggggtgtggcttccagtgtgagtccgagttccacacattcaggtgagggttggaagaaacccagggtgtggtttaaggtttgaccccatcgcatgttgagccgaatagcgacccctttggtgtaagctggtaccaccgtttcctgttcgttgactaaagtgcagACTTCTGGGATGGTCTGCCCTGATATGAGGTTGTCATGGTTGATGGAAACGTGTGGCTGCAAAGTCAATGGGGCCCATACAACTTCATTAAAAGTGTCCACATGAGCCTTGAGGCGAATCAAGAGGTCTGCTCCAATGTAAACATCGTGTGGCAGGTCCGGAAGGACCAGGAAATAATGAGTCAGGCACCGATAATTCCATTTCACATGCCAAAGCGCAGATTCCTCTAGCAGAAACCATTGAGGATGGGTGTGAGTTCAAAGGGAAACGAGTGCGCTTGCTGGCATAAGGGAGGTCAGGTGTCTTCTCAGTGATTGCATGTACAGTGACAGACTAATGGCTGAGTTGTCTGCCCCATATGGCCAGAATACTGTCCGTTGTTGTTATATCATGCAGCTGCAGTTCGGTTTTGACCTTGGGGCAGTAGGTATCAGAGTATTTAGTGGCCTTGAAGGTACAGAGGATCGAACTTGAGCCTTGGTTTGTTGTTGAGGCTGGATAcctatggctggctgctggggttcccgtgacctctgtgacctgacagtctggctctgtgggaattctcgtgacctctgtgacctgaccgtctggcaccgGCGACCTGTGTGGTTGGAGgggaagaggttctcgcacttgagcccagactttcagctgtttgaaatctagtaaaggctcaaagcgatcaagcaggtctttcccgatgagaaatgaataattgttcattggtgagacataaATAGGATGTACTAGGCTCATAGGTCCGATGTCAGGTGGATGGGAGCTACATTTCTGAGCTGGATGTCATTTTGGCTGTATGACTGCACATTCAGCTTGCAAGTGTGAAAATTTAGAGTtcgattctgtctctgagcttcaaatttgagctTATCAAATAGTTGAGCCGAAATCAACGTGAGGTCTGAGCCTGTGTCCACAAGGGCTTCGAGTCTCATTTCCTTTTCTAAAGTGATGGTTAGGTAGAGTTTCCGAGCCACTCCCTTCTCGATCAGGTTCCCCAGGAGTTTTGGTGTTGGGGCTTGTGTGTTGATCGATAAGCAGTTAgggtatgttttgtgtgtttcgttgtgggtACAGATAACCAAAACAGCACTTTCTGGCACCTCAGTGTGTGGGATGATGCTTTCTTGGTCAGGAGGTGCAGACGTCCGCTGGACTGAGTGGGTGTTGCTATTGTTTGATGAGGCAACAGCTAGTTCAATAGTTCGTGGTTGACAAACAGTGTTCTGTGTGCTTGGTTCAGTTGTGGAGACGTTGGGAGTGGTGCTGGTTTCAGGCATAAGGTTTAGTCATGCGGTGTCTGGTTTATccttcttgtcctccttgtgaggtttctgttgaaggaactctctcagtATTCTCAGAAGTTCTGCAGCTTCAGATGTGGCTGCACTTTCCTTTTTAGATGTGGGCTCAGCCTTGAGTTTCCAAGTATCACGTCGAGAGTGTTCCCCCTCCCGCCTCCCTGGGCTTGGTGTTCTGGAGGCTGGAGGTTGGCTAGTTCTGGGTCGCCGGCCGGCTTCCCAGGTGGCCCCCCCCTTTTGGTTATGGGAGGGGCGAGGCCGGTCCCAGGATATTCCAGAGCGGTCGTTCTGGTGCTTCGGACGGGCACCACCACCGCGACcgcgctgccctctgctggcttggaacggtcttTTCTCTCGGTTGATGGGTGTATAACTGGGGTACTGTTGGGCGCCCTCTAGGGTCAACTCTGAATGGGACTCAGAGACAGAGCAAATAGTTGGgtgttttacagtcttttctgacaCAGTCTTTTGTTTGGTGTAGGCCTTATGTGCTAAATCACGTAACTGTTGCGTTGACATGCTACGCGGGCACGCTAACACTCCCAAATGGTGGCTGACAGTAGGATGGAGGTTTCGCAGAAACAAAGTTCGGAAGTTGACGTCTTCCTCCATGCCTGGTTCATTCCTTGCTCCGAAGTAGGCACGTCGCAGTCGGTTGTAGAAATTAGGTGGGGTTTCAAGTCGACCTTGCTTGAGGTCCATTGCGGTTACTAGCCCttggtctgattctggatcagagaattcacgcaccaaagcttttcgcagttgctggtagtccattttgacagtctctggttgacggtcTAAGAAACTGCGTACCTCACGACTGGACGTAATTCTGAGCAGGTACAATTTGTCCCAAGTGGTtacgttggtgacagtttgcaagtgaaagtctatatcttgtaaataagcgtgaatgtcgtggcctcctgcaggatctgggttGAACGTAGGGATGTTTCTAGCCAGCTTGTCCAGTTCTTTTGGAGTTATGTGTCCGTGGCTGGTGACCCGGACTTTCTGGAAGGGTTTTCCTTCCCCCACTGCTGACAGGGGTTCGTGGAGGCTGGCTGGTGACATTTTGAAAAGCAGGCtttcacccccttttccagctcgaagttcttggctgacacgctggggttcactggccaggggaaactctgtggagtgtgtttcctctttctgttcacGTTGCAGGCTATAAGAATGTTTCAGTTCTCTGTGAACCATGTCAAGTTCATCTATTAGAGAGTCTTTACGCTGTGTAAGGTCGTGGATTTCAGCTCGGGCCATTTCCAGGTGATTTTCATAGGCCTTCACTTTagcatctctttctttcagttcgatTTCAGCCCTTTCAAGGAGAGTGTCACCTTGTCGGAGCTTTGCCTCGAGTCTCTCTCGGGTTTCTCTCTCCAAATGTTCTCTTTGGTCTGTGTCCAGACGAAGATTCTCCAGGGCATTTTGAAGTCTTTCCACTTCTTTCTGTAGTTCTGGATCTGTAGCGTTCTCTTTCTCGTGCTGGTCTTGGGTCTCGAGAAGTAGCTTATCTAGACGACTCTGGGTGTGGGCCTGATGCTGTAGGGCTTCCTCCACTCGAAGTCTCAGAGCCGCGGCTTCCTGCTCCAAGTCGTGGTTGCTCCTTTCGCTGATCCTTGCCTGGGCGATGAGGAGGTGAGCTAGGGTCCCTGTGATCCTGGCAAGTTCTTTGTGGGTGTAACTCTGCGTCGGATCGTTCGCCATCAGCTGGTCCATCTCAGTATCCAGTTGTCCCTGGCTCAAGTGCTGCAGGTCACTGGTGTCCTTTGGCAGGAAGGAGGTCGTCATCGTCTCCAGCCATGTCGCTAGCTGATCCCAAGGGACTGCGGGACTGGATGCACGCGACATCTTGGCTCACTGCGGACAAgagaagcacaacacacacacaaagaggccaatgcaagttcgttctctgGTTAACGAGCTATCGTACGGCTATGCCGTCTCTAAGAATTTTGGCTAACTGATGCAGACAGTTAGACAGGGAGGCGGGTCCAATTAGGGTCGGCCCAAAATAGAGACTTGACAGGGGATAGCCTCGTGGGTCACCTGGTGACACCGGCTGctcggttgtcgctctactacttagctctccttggggtctctcggtgaactgcaagaaacagaatcacaacagcatgcaaaaaggtgaagataggaaagagcaccgtgaaaacaaaacaccaaataaattgGTCTGCAATGA from Carassius auratus strain Wakin unplaced genomic scaffold, ASM336829v1 scaf_tig00014716, whole genome shotgun sequence harbors:
- the LOC113074454 gene encoding uncharacterized protein LOC113074454 produces the protein MSRASSPAVPWDQLATWLETMTTSFLPKDTSDLQHLSQGQLDTEMDQLMANDPTQSYTHKELARITGTLAHLLIAQARISERSNHDLEQEAAALRLRVEEALQHQAHTQSRLDKLLLETQDQHEKENATDPELQKEVERLQNALENLRLDTDQREHLERETRERLEAKLRQGDTLLERAEIELKERDAKVKAYENHLEMARAEIHDLTQRKDSLIDELDMVHRELKHSYSLQREQKEETHSTEFPLASEPQRVSQELRAGKGGESLLFKMSPASLHEPLSAVGEGKPFQKVRVTSHGHITPKELDKLARNIPTFNPDPAGGHDIHAYLQDIDFHLQTVTNVTTWDKLYLLRITSSREVRSFLDRQPETVKMDYQQLRKALVREFSDPESDQGLVTAMDLKQGRLETPPNFYNRLRRAYFGARNEPGMEEDVNFRTLFLRNLHPTVSHHLGVLACPRSMSTQQLRDLAHKAYTKQKTVSEKTVKHPTICSVSESHSELTLEGAQQYPSYTPINREKRPFQASRGQRGRGGGARPKHQNDRSGISWDRPRPSHNQKGGATWEAGRRPRTSQPPASRTPSPGRREGEHSRRDTWKLKAEPTSKKESAATSEAAELLRILREFLQQKPHKEDKKDKPDTA